The DNA window ATCGAAAAGTTAACACTGGGAAGAAGTCGAAAACCGCGTCGGTATCGCGTCGGTATGTCCGACTGTATCGCGTTGGTGCACGGACGCGAACCCCTTTCGTAAAGACGCCGCGCGTTGCGCGCCGTGCCGGTGCGGTTGACAGAGGGCCGCCCGCGCTTATCCTGACGTCCGAGCCAGGGGCGCCTTCGGGCTGAGATGCACCCTTTGAACCTGAACCAGATCATGCTGGCGGAGGAAGGCGGGACCGGAGCCGGTCGGACCCAGCCTTTCGTCGCCTCGAAAGGAGCCGGATGACCCTCGAGACAAGGAACACAGCCAAGGGCCGGATTGCCAACATCCTGTCGGTCGCGGGCTCGGACCCGTCGGGTGGGGCGGGCGTGCAGGCCGATCTCAAGGCGATCTCGGCGAACGGAGCCTACGGCATGGCGGTGCTGACGGCGTTGACGGCGCAGAACACCCAAGGCGTGCAGGGCGTGCACATGGTGCCGCCGGACTTCGTGGCGGATCAGATCCGGGTGGTGGCCGAGGATGTGCGGATCGACGCGGTGAAGATCGGAATGATCGCCACGGCAGAGATCGCGCGGGCGGTGGCGGACGCCTTGCCGGACGTGCCGGTGGTGCTGGACCCGGTGATGGTGGCCAAGGGGGGCGCGTCGCTTTTGGCCGAGGACGCGGTGGTGGCGCTGCGCGAAGCGCTGGTGCCGAAGGCGGCGGTGATCACGCCGAACGTGCCGGAGGCGGCGGCGTTGCTGGGCTGCGACGAGGCGGTGACGCGGGAGGCGATGGCCGAACAGGCGGAGGCGTTGCGGGCGCTGGGCTGTGGCGCGGTGCTGCTGAAAGGCGGGCACCTTGAGGGCGAGAGCAGCCCGGACGTGCTGGCTGATGCGGGTGGCGTGCATTGGTTCGAGGGCGCGCGGGTGGCGACGCGGAACACCCACGGCACGGGATGCACCCTGTCGGCGGCGCTGGCGGCCCGGATCGGGCGGGGAGACCCTTTGCCCGAGGCGGTGGCCGAGGCCAAGGCCTATGTCGCGCGGGCGATTGCCGGGGCCGGAGCGCTGGATGTCGGGTCGGGCCATGGGCCGACGCATCATTTTGCGGGGATATGGGCGTGACGTTCGTATCAGAGCGCACCCCGCCCCGGACCTGATCCGGGACCTCTGACCCGATGGAAACAAGATTGCCTTTGGCGGATCCGGATCGGCCGGTTCCCGCTCTCGGGAATCGCGGCGGGACGTGGTAGGCTCTGGCAACCCAAGCGGAGCCCCGTGCCATGCCTTCTCCCAGCGTCAGCCTTCTTGTCGGGACCACCAAGGGTGCCTTTATCCTGTCCGCAGGCGCGGGCCGCGACAGTTGGGACGTGACCGGCCCGCATTGCGACGGTTGGTGCATCAACCACATGGCGGGCGATCCCGACACCGGCACGATCTGGGCCGGGGGTGGCGGTGCGTTTTTCGGGGCAGGCGTGTGGCGGTCAGAGGATCGGGGCCGGTCCTGGACGCTGGAGCGCCTGACGCGCGGGCAGATGGATGACTGGGCGGCGCACGATCCGGGCTTTGCCGAGATGATCGGCTGGACCGACGCGCCGCTGCCGTTCGACGACGCCTTTGAACAGGTCTGGTCGCTGGGGTTCGCGCACGGGACGCTGTATGCCGGGACGAAGCCCGCGACCCTTCTGAAGAGTACCGATCATGGCCGGACATGGGCCCAGGTGGATGCGCTGACCGCGCATCCGTCGGCGAAGGACTGGAACCCCGGGGCGGCGGGACTGGTCCTGCACACGATCGTGTTCGACCCCGGCGCGCCCGAAAAGCAATGGATCGGGATTTCCGCCGCCGGGGTCTTTGCCACCGAGGACGGCGGGGCGACTTGGGAGCGGCGCAACCGGCTGTCCAATGCCGAGGCCTGCGGCGCGCATGACCATCCCGCCGCCCCGAGCGGCGGTGAGACCGGGCATTGCGTGCATAACATCATGCGCGCCCCGGGCGACGCGGACCTGCTCTATCAGCAGAACCATCACGGCGTCTGGCGGTCCTCTGATGGCGGGCGGTCGTGGGACGACATCACGCCGGGTCTGCCGTCGACCTTCGGCTTTCCGATCCGGGTACATCCGCGCGATCCGCGCACGATCTGGACGCTGCCGCTGAATGGCGACATGGCGGGGCGGTATCCGCCCGACGCGGCCTGCGCCGTCTGGCGGTCGCGCGACGGGGGCGAGACGTGGGAGGCGCTGCGCGAGGGGCTGCCGCAAAAGAACTGTTTCTTCACCGTGCTGCGGCAGGCCATGGCGGGGGATACGCTGGATACGCCGGGGCTGTATTTCGGAACCAATTCGGGGTCTGTCTTTGCCAGCCTTGACGAGGGCGACAGCTGGCGCGAGATTGCGCGGCACATGCCCACCATCCTGTCGGTCGAGGCGTTCGCGCCTGCCGACTGAGCGCGCAGTACGGGAATTGAACAGTCGTTCATTTTCCTTTATGCACGCCGCGACCCCTTGCACGACTTCGGGAGACAGCCGATGCCCCAGCGCCCCGCCTTTGCCAAATGGCTTGACGACACCAACGACGTGACCGCCACCTTCCTGGCCGCCGGGCGTATTCCCGGGCTGGTCAACCTTGGCGGTGGCCTGCCGGGGACCGAGATCTGGCCGGTCGAGGACATGACGAAGCTGGCGACGTCCGCCGTGGCCGATCATGCGGATGAGACGCTGGCCTATGCCCCTGTCGCGGGCCTGCCCAAGCTGCGCGACCTGATCGCGGCACGGTATTCCGAAGGGGACCTGACGCTGACGCGCGACAACGTGCTGATCACAGCGGGCGGGGCGCAGGCGCTGAACCTCATTGGCACGGTGTTGCTGGAGGAGGGCAGCACCGTTGCGTCGCAGACGCCGGCCTATCTGGGGGCGTTGGACAACTGGCGGCCGCGCCAGCCGGTCTATCGCCCGATGCGGCTGGAGGCGAATGACCTTGACCCGGTGGCGGCGATGACCGGCGCGCAGTTTGCCTATACCGTGCCGAATTTCTCGAACCCGACGGGCAAGCTGGTGAATGCGGCGACGCGTCGGCGGCTGGTGGATGCGGCGCACGCGACCGGCACGTGGCTGATCGAGGATGATCCTTACGGCACGCTTTATTATGACGACGCGCCGATGCCGCGGATGCTGACGCTGTCGGCCGAGGAGGCCGGGGCGCCATATGACGGGCCGGTGATCTATCTTGGCACGGTGTCCAAGGAGCTGGCGCCGGGTTTGCGGATCGGCTGGATCATCGCGGCGCCCGAGATGATCGAAGTGCTGAAAGCCGCCAAGCAGAGCGCCGACATGTGCACCAGCGGCCTGTGCCAGCAGATCACCCATGACGCGTTCGCCACCGGGCTGGCCGATGACATGCTGCCGGGTATCCTCGACCTTTACCGCACGCGGCGCGATGCGCTGTGTGCGGCGATGGACGAACATCTGCCCGACCTGTTCACATGGGAGCGGCCCACGGGGGGCATGTTCGTCTGGGCCACGGCGAAGGACCCCGCGCTGGATACCAACCGGCTGATGGAGGTGGGGCTGGAGCATGGGGTGTGCATCTCGCCGTCGTCGGTGTTCGACCCGGAGGGGCGCGACCACAGTTCGATCCGCATCAACTTTACCTACAATACCGAGGACAAGCTGGCGACCGGCATCGAGCGGCTGGCCACCGCCACCCGCGCCGCGCTTGCGGAGACCTGACCCTTTTGCTCTAACGGGCGGCAACATGACTACCCGGAGGCCGCCATGGTCGACATCGCAACCCGTGTCTGGAACCACAAGTGGAAGATCGACCCGATCGTCCGGTCGCTGATCGATACCGATTTCTACAAGCTGCTGATGTGCCAGTCGGTGTTTCGCAACCGTCCGCACACCTCCGTCACCTTCTCGCTGATCAACCGCAGCAAGGATATCCGACTGGCCGAACTGGTGGACGAGGGCGAACTGCGCGAACAGCTGGACCACATCCGCTCGCTGTCGCTGTCGCGCGGCGAGTCGACATGGATGCGGGGCAACACGTTCTATGGCAAGCGGCAGATGTTCACGCCCGAATTCATGGATTGGTTCGAGAAGCTGCGTTTGCCGCCCTACCACCTGGAAAAACGGGACGGGCAGTACGAGCTTACGTTCGAGGGCACCTGGCCGCAGGTCATGCTGTGGGAGATCCCGGCGCTGGCGGTGTTGATGGAACTTCGTTCGCGCGCGGTGCTGCACGACATGGCCCGGTTCGAGCTTCAGGTGCTTTATGCCCGCGCCATGACCCGCCTGTGGGAAAAGACCGAGGTGCTGCGCGACACGCCGGGCCTGCGCATCGCCGATTTCGGCACGCGGCGGCGGCATTCGTTCCTGTGGCAGGACTGGTGCGTGCAGGCGATGACCGAACGGCTGGGCGAGAATTTCGTCGGCACCTCGAACTGCCTGATCGCCAAGAACCGCGACCTGGAGGCGATCGGCACCAACGCTCATGAAATGCCGATGGTCTATGCCGCGCTGGCCGAGAATGACGCGGAGCTGGCCCGGGCGCCTTACGAGGTCCTGTCCGACTGGCACGACGAACACGACGGCAACCTGCGGATCATCCTGCCCGACACATACGGTACCGAAGGGTTTCTGGACAAAGCGCCCGACTGGCTTGCCGGGTGGACGGGCATCCGCGTGGACAGCGGTGACCCCGCCCGCGGCGCCGAGACCGCCATCCAGTGGTGGAAGGACCGTGGCGAGGATCCGACGCAGAAGCTGGTCATCTTTTCCGACGGGCTGGACGAGGAGAGGATCCTCGCGCTGCACAAGCAATTCGCGGGCCGCGTGCGCGTCTCCTTCGGCTGGGGCACGCTGCTGACCAACGACTTCCGCGGCCTTACGCCCGGCGACGCGCTCGCGCCCTTCTCGCTCGTCTGCAAGGCGGTGGCCGCCAACGGCCGCCCCACCGTCAAGCTGTCGGACAACCCCCGCAAGGCCATGGGGCCCGAAGACCAGATCGACCGCTACAAGCGGGTGTTCGGGGTGGGGGACCAGGAGGAGATGGAGGTGGTGGTTTGACCACCGCCATGCTCACCGGCATCCGCATCATCGAGTTCGAGGGCCTTGGTCCCGCGCCTTTTGCGGCCATGATGCTGGCCGATCTGGGTGCGGAGGTGACGGCTGTCCAGCGCCCCGGTTCTGCCAATCCCACGATGGGCGAGCACAACATGCTCGACCGGGGCAAGCGGGCCGTGGTGCTGGACCTCAAGGACCCCGGCGACATGGCGGCGGCGAAGGCGCTGGTGAATGAAGCCGATGCGCTGATCGAAGGGTTGCGGCCCGGGGTGATGGAGCGGCTTGGACTGGGGCCGGAAGCGTTTGCGGAGAGTAACCCGACACTTGTGTATGGACGGATGACGGGCTGGGGGCAGGACGGGCCGCGGGCGCATCTGGCGGGGCATGATTATAATTACATCGCCACGGCGGGGGCGCTTTACTATGCTTCGACCCCGGGCGATGTGCCACTGACGCCGCCGACGATCGTGGGAGATATCGGGGGCGGGGCGCTGTACCTTGTGGCCGGTATTCTGAGCGGTCTGCTGAACGCGCAGCGAACAGGACAGGGCACGGTGGTGGATGCTGCGATCACCGACGGGTCGGCGCATATGATGGCGCTGTTCATGGCGATGGCGGGCGGTGGGAACCTGTCGCAGACGCGCGGTGAGAGCCTGCTGGATGCGCCGCCCTGGGGGCGGACATACGTTTGTGCCGACGGGCGGTACCTGTCGGTGCAATGCCTTGAGCCGCAGTTCTATGCGCTATTTCTGGATCTTCTTGGGCTGGATGACGATCCACTCTTCGGGGCGCAGTACGATCGGGCACAGTGGCCGGAGCAGACGGCGCGGCTGGCGGCGTTGTTTGCGGCGCAGCCGGTTGGTCATTGGGCCGCACTGTTCGAGGGGTCGGACGCCTGTGTCGCGCCTGTGCTGAGCCCGTGGGAGGCGGCGGAGGATCCGCATATCGCCGCGCGCGCGATCTGGCACGCGGGCGAGGGCGGGTTGCAACCGGCTCCGGCGCCGCGGTTTGATGGGCAGCCGCTGGCGCCGAACCCGGTACCGGCGCGGGGGCAGGATACCGAAGCCGTGCTGGACGGTCTGCGGGCGCGCGGGCTGATCTGACGGCGCCGGACATACGCATTCGTATGGTATTCCGAGCTTGATCCAGGGGGCTTGCCGCGCGAGGTCCCGGGTCAGGCCCGGGACGGGGCGTGCGGTCTCATCCGCCGTGGACTTGCTTGCTGTCGTCTGGCGCCTCGTCGCGCTCGAACATGCCGTAGTCGCGGATGACCGACACGACGCGCAGGCGGTAATCGTCGAACATGATCTCGCGGCCTGCGCGCTGGGCGCCGCGGTGGGCCTCAAGCCGGCGCCATTCGTCCAGAGCGGCCTCGTCGCGCCAAAAGCTGAGGGACAGCAGCTTTTCCGGGTTCACCAGGCTTTGAAAGCGTTCCACCGAGATGAAGCCGTCGATGCCTTCCGCAAGCGGTTTCATCTTGGCGGCCATGTCGAGATAGGCGTCTTTTTGATCCGGGTGCGGCATGACCTCGAAGATGACGGCGATCATTTGGTGTCTCCTTGCTGCGGTGTCGAGACACATTTCAGGAAGGTGCGGTCCTCGCGCAAGAGGAACTTCTCGGATTGTGCGAAGGCGTAATTATCGCGACCCAATGGATCTGCGGCGAGGCAGGCGCGGTAGGCTTCGTATTCAGCCAGGCTGGGGATGTTGTAGATGCCGAAGGCCAGCGTAGAGGAGCCTTCGTGCGGGGCGAAATAGCCGATGAGGTCGGCGCCACAGCGCGGGATGGCGGTGCCCCAGTTGCGCGCGTAATGAGCGAACTGGGCGTGTTTCGTGGGATCGATGTGGTAGCGGATGATGCAGGTCAGCATGGGTGTCTCCTTTGGGATCGCCCCTGTTGTAGCGGATGGACGGGGCGTAATGGTTCGGCTAGTGTCGAACTATGAAGGACGGTCCTGATATTTCCCGCGTTGCCGCGCTGATCGGAGATCCGGCGCGGGCCAACATGCTGACCGCGCTGATCAGCGGGATGGCTTTGACCGCGAGCGAGCTGGCGGCGGAGGCGGGGGTGACGTTGCAGACGGCCTCGGCGCATCTGTCGAAGCTCGAGGCGGGCGGGCTGATCTCGCTGCGGCGCGAAGGGCGGCACAAGTATTTCCGGCTGGCCGGTGACGAGGTGGCGCATGTGCTGGAGGCGCTGATGGGGCTGGCCGCGGGGACCGGCGCGTTGCGGACGCGGCCCGGGCCACGAGACCCTGAGATGCGCAAGGCGCGGGTCTGTTACAACCATCTGGCCGGAGACATGGGAACGCAGATGTATGATGCGCTGCTGGCGCGGGGGGTTCTGTGGCAGAGTGGCGAGGCGCTTGAACTGACGGACGCGGGACGAGGTTTCGTGACAGGGTTCGGGATCGACCTGGACGGGTTGCCGAAATCACGGGCGCCGCTGTGCCGCGATTGCCTGGACTGGTCGGAGCGACGCTCGCATCTGGCGGGGCAACTTGGACGGGCGATGTTGAGCCGGATCGAGGCATTGGGCTGGGCCACCCGTGTGAAAGGAACGCGGGTGGTGCGTTTTTCGCCGGACGGCGCGGCGGCGTTTGCGGAGGTGTTTGGCGGGGGCCTGCACCATCGGTGAGGGGCGCGTGGGTTTTCACCCACCCTACCCGCTCGGACCGGTTGCGCGTAGGTGCGGATGAGGCCGTGCCGGTCGGGTTCTGGGGTGCCTCCGGCGGGAGTATTTGGGGAACAGTGAAAGCCGTGGGCATCGGTCCAGATTGCGGAGCCGATGAGGCCAGTGTAGAGTTTTCTGATGGCCATATCGGTGGAAAGCTTTTTCCTGTCGCCCGAGGCGGAGGGGACGTTGCAGGCGCAGATCCAGCAGATGATCGCGCAGGGCATCCTGTCGGGGCGGTTCCGCAAGGGCGAGAAGCTGCCCTCTTCGCGCAGGATGGCCGAGCATCTGGGGGTGAGCCGGATCACGGTGACGCTGGCCTATACCGAGTTGCAGGCCAACGACTATCTGGAGAGCCGGGACCGCTCGGGGTATTTCGTGTCGCAGAACGCGCCTGAGCCGCCTGCGTTCACGCCCAGTGCGGCGAAGGGCGACGTGATCGACTGGGGGCGGGCGATCGGGCGGCGGTACACGGGCGGAGCGACGCCGGAAAAGCCGAGGGATTGGTCGGAGTATCCTTATCCATTCATTTTCGGGCAGACCGATCCGAGCCTGTTCGATCACGCGAGCTGGCGCCATTGTGCGCTGCGCGCGCTGGGGCAGAAAGAGTTCCAGGCGCTGGCGGCGGATGCCTATGACCAGGACGATCCGAAGCTGATCGAGTTCATTGCGCGGCACACCCTGCCGCGGCGGGGGATTTTGGCAGAGCCGGGGGAGATCCTGCTGACGATGGGGGCGCAGAATGCGCTTTGGCTGACGGCACAGGTGCTGTTGACACAGCGGCGGACGGCGGCGGTGGAGGAGCCTTGTTACCACGCGCTGCGTGATATCCTGACCCAGTCGCGCTGTCACATGGCGCCGGTGCCGGTGGATCGTGACGGGCTGCGGCCGCAGGATTTGCCGGAGCGGGCGGACGTGATTTTCACCACGCCGAGCCACCAGGCGCCGACCAATGCGACGATGCCGCTGGACCGGCGGCAGGACCTGCTGGCCCGCGCGCGGGAGATGGAGGCGCTGATCGTCGAGGACGATTACGAGTTCGAGATCAGCTTTCTGCGCGCCCCGCTGCCGTCGCTGAAATCGCTCGATACGGATGGGCGGGTGATTTACGTCGGCAGCTTTTCCAAGTCGATCTTTCCGGGGCTGCGGCTGGGGTATCTTGTCGGGCCGCAGGCGTTCATCCGCGAGGCGCGGGCGCTGCGGGCCAGCGTGCTGCGGCATCCGCCGGGGCATGTTCAGCGGACCACGGCCTATTTTCTGAGCCTGGGGCATTACGACAGCCTGATCCGGCGGATCGGCAAGGCTTATGCGCGGCGGCGGCAGGTGATGGAAGCGGCCCTGGAAGATCACGGGCTGGGCGTGGAAGGGCGCGGGGCGTTCGGCGGAAGCTCGATCTGGATGCGGGCGGCGGAGGGGGTGGATACCGAGGATCTTGCGCGCCGGTTGCAAGCCCGGGGCGTTCTGATCGAGCCGGGACGGCCGTTTTTCGAGGCCGCGCGGGCGCCGCGCAACTTCTATCGATTGGCCTATTCCTCGATTCCCTCGGAGCGGATCGCGGACGGGATCGGGATACTGGCAAATGAGCTGAGGTCTTAAGGCCAGTTGGGTCCATGGCGCAGAACCGCACGAACGCCTTGTTCAAAAGG is part of the Roseovarius sp. THAF9 genome and encodes:
- the thiD gene encoding bifunctional hydroxymethylpyrimidine kinase/phosphomethylpyrimidine kinase, giving the protein MTLETRNTAKGRIANILSVAGSDPSGGAGVQADLKAISANGAYGMAVLTALTAQNTQGVQGVHMVPPDFVADQIRVVAEDVRIDAVKIGMIATAEIARAVADALPDVPVVLDPVMVAKGGASLLAEDAVVALREALVPKAAVITPNVPEAAALLGCDEAVTREAMAEQAEALRALGCGAVLLKGGHLEGESSPDVLADAGGVHWFEGARVATRNTHGTGCTLSAALAARIGRGDPLPEAVAEAKAYVARAIAGAGALDVGSGHGPTHHFAGIWA
- a CDS encoding exo-alpha-sialidase, with protein sequence MPSPSVSLLVGTTKGAFILSAGAGRDSWDVTGPHCDGWCINHMAGDPDTGTIWAGGGGAFFGAGVWRSEDRGRSWTLERLTRGQMDDWAAHDPGFAEMIGWTDAPLPFDDAFEQVWSLGFAHGTLYAGTKPATLLKSTDHGRTWAQVDALTAHPSAKDWNPGAAGLVLHTIVFDPGAPEKQWIGISAAGVFATEDGGATWERRNRLSNAEACGAHDHPAAPSGGETGHCVHNIMRAPGDADLLYQQNHHGVWRSSDGGRSWDDITPGLPSTFGFPIRVHPRDPRTIWTLPLNGDMAGRYPPDAACAVWRSRDGGETWEALREGLPQKNCFFTVLRQAMAGDTLDTPGLYFGTNSGSVFASLDEGDSWREIARHMPTILSVEAFAPAD
- a CDS encoding PLP-dependent aminotransferase family protein — protein: MPQRPAFAKWLDDTNDVTATFLAAGRIPGLVNLGGGLPGTEIWPVEDMTKLATSAVADHADETLAYAPVAGLPKLRDLIAARYSEGDLTLTRDNVLITAGGAQALNLIGTVLLEEGSTVASQTPAYLGALDNWRPRQPVYRPMRLEANDLDPVAAMTGAQFAYTVPNFSNPTGKLVNAATRRRLVDAAHATGTWLIEDDPYGTLYYDDAPMPRMLTLSAEEAGAPYDGPVIYLGTVSKELAPGLRIGWIIAAPEMIEVLKAAKQSADMCTSGLCQQITHDAFATGLADDMLPGILDLYRTRRDALCAAMDEHLPDLFTWERPTGGMFVWATAKDPALDTNRLMEVGLEHGVCISPSSVFDPEGRDHSSIRINFTYNTEDKLATGIERLATATRAALAET
- the pncB gene encoding nicotinate phosphoribosyltransferase: MVDIATRVWNHKWKIDPIVRSLIDTDFYKLLMCQSVFRNRPHTSVTFSLINRSKDIRLAELVDEGELREQLDHIRSLSLSRGESTWMRGNTFYGKRQMFTPEFMDWFEKLRLPPYHLEKRDGQYELTFEGTWPQVMLWEIPALAVLMELRSRAVLHDMARFELQVLYARAMTRLWEKTEVLRDTPGLRIADFGTRRRHSFLWQDWCVQAMTERLGENFVGTSNCLIAKNRDLEAIGTNAHEMPMVYAALAENDAELARAPYEVLSDWHDEHDGNLRIILPDTYGTEGFLDKAPDWLAGWTGIRVDSGDPARGAETAIQWWKDRGEDPTQKLVIFSDGLDEERILALHKQFAGRVRVSFGWGTLLTNDFRGLTPGDALAPFSLVCKAVAANGRPTVKLSDNPRKAMGPEDQIDRYKRVFGVGDQEEMEVVV
- a CDS encoding CaiB/BaiF CoA-transferase family protein, translating into MLTGIRIIEFEGLGPAPFAAMMLADLGAEVTAVQRPGSANPTMGEHNMLDRGKRAVVLDLKDPGDMAAAKALVNEADALIEGLRPGVMERLGLGPEAFAESNPTLVYGRMTGWGQDGPRAHLAGHDYNYIATAGALYYASTPGDVPLTPPTIVGDIGGGALYLVAGILSGLLNAQRTGQGTVVDAAITDGSAHMMALFMAMAGGGNLSQTRGESLLDAPPWGRTYVCADGRYLSVQCLEPQFYALFLDLLGLDDDPLFGAQYDRAQWPEQTARLAALFAAQPVGHWAALFEGSDACVAPVLSPWEAAEDPHIAARAIWHAGEGGLQPAPAPRFDGQPLAPNPVPARGQDTEAVLDGLRARGLI
- a CDS encoding antibiotic biosynthesis monooxygenase, with the translated sequence MIAVIFEVMPHPDQKDAYLDMAAKMKPLAEGIDGFISVERFQSLVNPEKLLSLSFWRDEAALDEWRRLEAHRGAQRAGREIMFDDYRLRVVSVIRDYGMFERDEAPDDSKQVHGG
- a CDS encoding NIPSNAP family protein, giving the protein MLTCIIRYHIDPTKHAQFAHYARNWGTAIPRCGADLIGYFAPHEGSSTLAFGIYNIPSLAEYEAYRACLAADPLGRDNYAFAQSEKFLLREDRTFLKCVSTPQQGDTK
- a CDS encoding helix-turn-helix transcriptional regulator, producing MKDGPDISRVAALIGDPARANMLTALISGMALTASELAAEAGVTLQTASAHLSKLEAGGLISLRREGRHKYFRLAGDEVAHVLEALMGLAAGTGALRTRPGPRDPEMRKARVCYNHLAGDMGTQMYDALLARGVLWQSGEALELTDAGRGFVTGFGIDLDGLPKSRAPLCRDCLDWSERRSHLAGQLGRAMLSRIEALGWATRVKGTRVVRFSPDGAAAFAEVFGGGLHHR
- a CDS encoding PLP-dependent aminotransferase family protein, which codes for MAISVESFFLSPEAEGTLQAQIQQMIAQGILSGRFRKGEKLPSSRRMAEHLGVSRITVTLAYTELQANDYLESRDRSGYFVSQNAPEPPAFTPSAAKGDVIDWGRAIGRRYTGGATPEKPRDWSEYPYPFIFGQTDPSLFDHASWRHCALRALGQKEFQALAADAYDQDDPKLIEFIARHTLPRRGILAEPGEILLTMGAQNALWLTAQVLLTQRRTAAVEEPCYHALRDILTQSRCHMAPVPVDRDGLRPQDLPERADVIFTTPSHQAPTNATMPLDRRQDLLARAREMEALIVEDDYEFEISFLRAPLPSLKSLDTDGRVIYVGSFSKSIFPGLRLGYLVGPQAFIREARALRASVLRHPPGHVQRTTAYFLSLGHYDSLIRRIGKAYARRRQVMEAALEDHGLGVEGRGAFGGSSIWMRAAEGVDTEDLARRLQARGVLIEPGRPFFEAARAPRNFYRLAYSSIPSERIADGIGILANELRS